From the Lolium rigidum isolate FL_2022 chromosome 2, APGP_CSIRO_Lrig_0.1, whole genome shotgun sequence genome, one window contains:
- the LOC124686561 gene encoding uncharacterized protein LOC124686561 — MASRRAPLVLVFFLAFVSLFAVHASGASCAAAGAESPFLLAAARTHRKDPLAGLRYYTGGWNISSDHYWASVGFSAAPVFAAAGIWFAVFGAALFLAGCCYCCCPSRSTSYSRAGLLISFALLLLFTAAAVVGCAILYDGQGRFHGSTSATVDYVVKQSGDTVDNLRTFTGYLVAAKAAGVGPVSLPDDLKGRIDDVVRKVGSASDVLAARTASNSAKIRDALDTIRKILIVLAAGMLILAFAGLVLSACGLESLVYVLVFLAWIMVAATFVLCGTFLLLHNVVGDTCEAMGEWVRHPQEHTALDDILPCVDTAAATEALSRGKEVNYRLVAVLNGVISNVSNADFPPGAPPTPPLNYNQSGPPVPLLCNPYTPDLRDRACAPGEVIGPDAARQAWGTHACKTEGSGQVCATTGRVTPSMLGQMVGAANVSYGLSRYGPVLTDLADCTFVRRAFQAVGKDHCPGLGMYSKQVYQGLLAVAVAVLLSVLLWVLHSRERRKRSDAREMELVAPAPPMYRHVEEKALLYSPRRPYM; from the exons ATGGCGTCTCGTCGAGCACCTctcgtcctcgtcttcttcctcgcgttCGTCTCCCTCTTCGCCGTCCATGCGTCAGGTGC ATCATGTGCAGCGGCCGGCGCGGAGTCGCCGTTCCTgctcgcggcggcgcggacgcaCCGGAAGGACCCTCTCGCCGGGCTGAGGTACTACACCGGCGGCTGGAACATCAGCAGCGACCACTACTGGGCG TCGGTGGGCTTCAGCGCGGCGCCGGTGTTCGCGGCGGCCGGAATCTGGTTCGCGGTGTTCGGCGCCGCGCTCTTCCTCGCCGgctgctgctactgctgctgccCGAGCCGCAGCACCTCCTACTCCCGCGCGGGCCTGCTCATCTCGTTCGCGCTCCTCCTCCttttcaccgccgccgccgt CGTGGGGTGCGCCATACTGTACGACGGGCAGGGCCGGTTCCACGGCAGCACGTCGGCGACGGTGGACTACGTGGTGAAGCAGTCCGGCGACACGGTCGACAACCTGCGCACCTTCACGGGGTATTTGGTGGCGGCGAAGGCGGCCGGCGTGGGGCCCGTCTCCCTGCCCGATGACCTCAAGGGGAGGATCGACGACGTGGTGCGCAAGGTGGGCTCTGCCTCCGACGTGCTCGCCGCCCGCACCGCCAGCAACTCCGCCAAGATCCGAGACGCCCTGGACACAAT AAGGAAGATTCTGATTGTTCTTGCAGCCGGGATGCTAATCCTTGCCTTTGCTGGTCTTG TGTTGTCGGCGTGTGGATTGGAGTCGCTGGTCTACGT GTTGGTGTTTCTTGCGTGGATTATGGTGGCGGCAACGTTCGTGCTGTGCGGTACTTTCCTCCTCCTGCACAA CGTGGTTGGGGACACGTGCGAGGCGATGGGAGAGTGGGTGCGGCACCCGCAGGAGCACACGGCGCTGGACGACATCCTCCCCTGCGTCGACACGGCCGCGGCCACGGAGGCGCTGAGCCGGGGCAAGGAGGTGAACTACCGTCTCGTCGCCGTGCTGAACGGCGTCATCTCCAACGTCTCCAACGCCGACTTCCCTCCGGGGGCTCCGCCCACGCCGCCGCTCAACTACAACCAGTCCGGCCCGCCCGTCCCGCTGCTCTGCAACCCGTACACGCCGGACCTGCGCGACCGCGCATGCGCCCCCGGCGAGGTCATCGGCCCGGACGCCGCGCGGCAGGCTTGGGGGACACACGCGTGCAAGACCGAGGGATCGGGGCAGGTGTGCGCCACAACGGGGCGTGTGACGCCGTCGATGCTCGGGCAGATGGTCGGCGCCGCCAACGTGAGCTACGGGCTGTCCCGGTACGGGCCGGTGCTGACCGATCTGGCCGACTGTACCTTCGTGCGCCGCGCCTTCCAGGCCGTCGGCAAGGATCACTGCCCCGGCCTCGGCATGTACAGCAAGCAGGTGTACCAGggcctcctcgccgtcgcggTTGCGGTATTGCTCTCCGTGCTGCTGTGGGTCCTGCACTCGAGGGAGAGGCGGAAGAGGAGCGACGCCAGGGAGATGGAGCTCGTCGCCCCGGCACCGCCCATGTACAGGCACGTGGAGGAGAAGGCGCTCCTCTACAGCCCGAGGAGGCCGTACATGTGA